One window of the Diospyros lotus cultivar Yz01 chromosome 12, ASM1463336v1, whole genome shotgun sequence genome contains the following:
- the LOC127786981 gene encoding uncharacterized protein LOC127786981 yields the protein MASLKSDTDKLSAEETAGEDFSVSATEPESTEKAAADSVVSPDHEDEVKEKEEGALGGEEDEPLDQVLPTDEEFSIPPASTPAFGDDEEADPGATDDDDDNDDVE from the exons ATGGCCTCCCTcaag AGCGATACGGATAAGTTATCAGCGGAAGAGACAGCCGGTGAAGATTTTTCTGTTTCAGCTACAGAACCGGAAAGCACAGAGAAGGCGGCAGCAGACTCTGTGGTTTCTCCAGATCATGAAGAcgaagtaaaagaaaaagaagagggtGCTTTAGGAGGCGAGGAAGACGAGCCACTAGATCAAGTACTGCCAACCGACGAGGAATTTTCCATCCCCCCAGCTTCTACTCCTGCTTTCGGTGACGATGAAGAAGCAGACCCTGGGGCCActgacgacgacgacgacaatGATGAtgttgaataa
- the LOC127787127 gene encoding putative lipid-transfer protein DIR1, protein MTMMMVVIGKLSKMMVVVAVALLALAGGLKSVELCDMNEEGVMACKPSVTEPNPVDPSPECCQALSAANLTCLCDYKNSLLLPSLGIDPQLAMALPAKCNLTPPPNC, encoded by the coding sequence ATGACGATGATGATGGTGGTGATAGGGAAATTGTCAAAGATGATGGTGGTTGTGGCGGTGGCGCTGCTTGCTTTGGCTGGAGGGTTGAAGAGTGTAGAGTTGTGCGATATGAACGAGGAAGGGGTAATGGCATGCAAGCCGTCGGTGACAGAGCCCAACCCAGTGGATCCCAGCCCTGAGTGTTGCCAGGCTCTCTCGGCTGCCAACTTGACGTGCCTCTGTGACTACAAGAACTCTCTCCTCTTGCCTTCTCTGGGGATTGATCCTCAACTCGCCATGGCTCTTCCTGCCAAGTGTAACCTCACCCCTCCTCCCAATTGCTAA